In one window of Geotrypetes seraphini chromosome 3, aGeoSer1.1, whole genome shotgun sequence DNA:
- the LOC117357181 gene encoding uncharacterized protein LOC117357181, producing MEQAQILAALAGERQRQAEELKGLLRSSEERWQASQDTMLRQHGELMVTMQEQAKIFAQILQQSTTQPMRPETPSIVSPTMVGANQLTNLNLCKIGPGDAPDDFLASFERIAVAAGWPREQWVVRLLPCLAGESLAAFQTLGPEHADSYLTVKAHILDYLGYTNEHYRQRFRATQMLPSERPKALLQRITKLAEKWLLPCLNDARALFAEVLKEQLLEAVPKNLKLWVKRQNCKTLGQVLEVAEAYIDSQEPVGEGSGGIPGYSLRQSPGDQNKKNPLKDPALPAPRPITQGNQRKCYRCGKIGHTQRMCRERRDFVIKRVTDRADTSKSQVPVWVAGKKIMALLDTGAEQSVISRQMWKQIECPPFRKEGLNEVAVRCVHGDARRYPLTNISLEHNREKYNLPVAVVQSCPFPVILGRDWPGWEKKGRLARPWGNNSLTKSQYSAKCVLGTQVKGGCYSNREGWKRRQSSFTSGRPGWRPTLRWVPLSEKAKVPTQAYSKAAGFDIYAAYEQIVPAKGRATLKTDIQVAPPPGSYIRIGPRSGLAAEHSLDVAAGIIDPDYRGNVGVLLVNHGNSDYQVHPGEKIAQLICERIWFPKLERWEHLKDTSRGEKGFGSSDRRVTNNPQTFVRDFAGENLQEELQAITLEHDTRKQVTEEMGNLRQEIAALKNEVQVRTKTQEARWKEELATVHAQWVDEGIKSNTKRSQDNSELLSKLGETLKQEISAQTQRHSHSIEESLDQVKSQLRELESKTSNSHAQQQELQSQFKKIQTSHELWATEGMEPDSLAKQGRNNKSQLEQQAIQLGTVADSVKRVGGSVNNLQEQIQERVEEIAQVLTAITVRVEGLEGSEACQPQVVKNPEPAVLHWPEDFENLCADPRPEEKRFRNRRHK from the coding sequence ATGGAACAAGCCCAGATACTGGCAGCATTGGCTGGGGAGCGGCAGAGACAAGCTGAAGAACTAAAAGGCCTATTAAGATCAAGTGAGGAGCGGTGGCAAGCCAGCCAGGACACTATGTTACGGCAACACGGCGAGTTAATGGTGACCATGCAGGAGCAGGCCAAGATATTCGCCCAGATCCTACAGCAGTCCACTACTCAGCCAATGAGGCCGGAAACTCCAAGTATAGTATCACCCACAATGGTGGGCGCAAATCAATTGACAAACCTTAATTTGTGCAAAATTGGACCCGGAGATGCCCCGGATGATTTTTTGGCCTCATTTGAGCGGATAGCGGTGGCGGCAGGATGGCCTAGGGAGCAATGGGTGGTGAGGCTGTTACCCTGTTTAGCTGGTGAGTCCCTAGCCGCATTCCAAACCCTGGGCCCTGAACATGCGGACAGCTACCTCACGGTGAAAGCCCATATTTTGGACTATCTGGGGTATACCAACGAGCACTACCGTCAGAGATTTAGGGCCACACAGATGTTACCTTCAGAAAGGCCCAAAGCCCTCCTTCAGCGAATCACTAAGCTAGCGGAGAAGTGGCTATTGCCTTGCTTGAACGATGCAAGGGCCCTTTTTGCTGAGGTATTAAAGGAACAGCTGTTGGAGGCTGTTCCTAAGAATCTAAAATTATGGGTGAAAAGACAGAATTGCAAAACACTGGGGCAGGTCTTAGAGGTTGCCGAGGCCTACATTGACTCCCAGGAACCCGTAGGGGAAGGCTCAGGGGGCATACCGGGGTATTCTCTTAGACAGAGTCCTGgggatcaaaataaaaaaaacccgttAAAGGATCCTGCTCTGCCCGCACCTAGGCCTATCACACAGGGAAATCAAAGAAAGTGTTATCGGTGCGGGAAGATAGGACATACTCAACGGAtgtgtagagagagaagggatTTTGTGATTAAGCGAGTCACCGATAGGGCAGATACGTCGAAGAGCCAGGTCCCGGTATGGGTAGCGgggaaaaaaataatggcctTACTGGATACAGGGGCGGAACAATCCGTGATTTCACGCCAAATGTGGAAACAAATTGAGTGCCCTCCCTTTAGAAAAGAGGGGTTAAATGAAGTGGCCGTCCGATGTGTGCATGGGGATGCTAGACGATATCCTCTTACTAACATATCGTTAGAACACAATAGGGAGAAATATAATCTTCCAGTGGCGGTTGTGCAGTCATGCCCTTTCCCCGTGATTCTAGGCAGAGATTGGCCCGGATGGGAGAAGAAGGGAAGGCTAGCTAGACCGTGGGGGAATAACTCTCTAACCAAATCTCAATATTCTGCTAAATGTGTGTTGGGAACTCAGGTTAAGGGTGGATGCTATTCCAATAGGGAAGGTTGGAAAAGGAGACAGTCTTCTTTTACATCCGGTAGACCCGGGTGGCGGCCTACACTTAGGTGGGTACCCCTGTCAGAGAAGGCTAAGGTCCCCACACAAGCATACTCAAAAGCAGCAGGCTTTGACATTTATGCGGCCTATGAGCAGATAGTGCCAGCTAAAGGCAGAGCGACATTGAAAACGGATATTCAGGTGGCCCCTCCCCCGGGCTCCTATATAAGAATAGGTCCGCGGTCAGGCCTGGCAGCGGAACACTCTCTTGACGTAGCTGCGGGAATAATTGACCCTGATTATAGGGGAAATGTCGGGGTTTTATTAGTAAACCACGGGAATTCGGATTACCAGGTTCATCCTGGAGAAAAAATTGCCCAGTTGATATGTGAGCGGATCTGGTTTCCTAAGTTGGAACGCTGGGAACACCTAAAAGATACCAGTAGAGGGGAAAAGGGATTTGGATCTTCTGACAGGAGGGTCACGAACAATCCGCAAACATTTGTTCGTGATTTCGCAGGGGAAAACTTACAGGAAGAGTTGCAAGCTATTACCTTAGAACATGACACTAGGAAGCAAGTTACAGAAGAAATGGGGAATTTACGGCAGGAAATAGCTGCTCTGAAAAATGAAGTACAAGTGAGGACTAAGACTCAGGAGGCTCGTTGGAAAGAGGAGTTGGCCACTGTACACGCACAATGGGTAGATGAGGGCATTAAAAGTAATACGAAACGAAGTCAGGATAATAGTGAACTTTTGTCCAAACTAGGTGAGACCCTAAAACAAGAAATATCCGCACAAACACAGCGTCATTCTCACTCAATTGAGGAATCTCTAGATCAGGTAAAATCCCAGTTGAGGGAATTAGAATCTAAGACATCTAATAGTCACGCTCAGCAACAAGAGTTGCAGTCCCAATTTAAGAAGATTCAAACCTCACATGAACTTTGGGCTACTGAAGGGATGGAACCTGATAGCTTAGCCAAGCAGGGTCGGAATAATAAGAGCCAGTTAGAACAGCAAGCTATCCAGCTAGGCACAGTAGCTG